Proteins encoded in a region of the Phaenicophaeus curvirostris isolate KB17595 chromosome 1, BPBGC_Pcur_1.0, whole genome shotgun sequence genome:
- the TMEM45A gene encoding transmembrane protein 45A, translated as MGNFKGHALPGSFFLLFGLWWSVKYPLKYACRKNKNACYLGSRAGFQRLEFVEGIIKGVFALIGMVAEQFVPDGPHLKLYNYEEKHWDHLMNWQHATMYLFYGISGLVDIVAHGTNALPVAMDRMMLSIAVFIEGFLFCYHLHGRAMLDIHVHQLLLFAIFGAAVCIFLEVFFRGSIVLEMLRTSLCILQGSWFWQIGFVLYPPNGSPEWNQMDHTNVMFLTMCYCWHYAFAFLILAVNYTIVSWAVRSKVKQSQTMEMGLLKTSERDQESEDEI; from the exons ATGGGCAATTTCAAAGGGCATGCCCTCCCTGgaagctttttccttctttttggcTTGTGGTGGTCAGTGAAGTATCCACTGAAGTATGCCTGTCGAAAAAACAAGAATGCTTGCTACCTTGGTTCCAGGGCAGGATTTCAGCGCCTGGAATTTGTTGAGGGGATTATCAAAGGTGTCTTTGCCTTGATTG GAATGGTAGCTGAGCAGTTTGTTCCTGATGGACCTCATCTGAAGTTGTATAATTATGAGGAAAAGCACTGGGATCACTTGATGAATTGGCAACATGCCACGATGTACCTCTTCTATGGCATTTCAGGGTTGGTTGACATTGTGGCTCATGGGACCAATGCACTGCCAGTGGCCATGGACAGGATGATGCTTTCCATAGCCGTGTTTATTGAAG GTTTCCTCTTTTGCTACCATCTTCATGGGAGAGCCATGCTGGATATTCACGTTCATCAGTTATTGCTATTTGCTATCTTTGGCGCTGCTGTTTGCATatttctggaagttttcttCCGTGGCAGTATTGTGCTAGAGATGCTCCGTACAAGCCTCTGCATATTACAAGGCAGCTGGTTCTGGCAG ATTGGTTTTGTGCTTTATCCTCCAAATGGAAGCCCAGAGTGGAATCAGATGGATCATACTAATGTGATGTTCCTGACCATGTGCTATTGCTGGCATTATGCGTTTGCTTTTCTTATACTTGCAGTAAATTACACAATCGTCAGTTG GGCAGTTCGTTCAAAGGTTAAACAGTCACAGACCATGGAAATGGGATTACTGAAAACATCTGAACGAGATCAGGAGTCAGAAGATGAAATTTAG